The genomic region AAAACGATTGATAGGCGATGGTTATTGTTTTTTGAATTTAATCTGAATTGCTTTCGGAAAACTTGGACAAGATTCAACGCATAACCCGCAACCCGTACAAGAAGATGAGGCAAAAACAGGCAAATTCCCTTTAAATTTCACTGTTTTTTCAATTGGGCAGGTAACAAAACACGCATTACAAGTGGATTCACCTGTTTTTTCGTTAATGCAATGTTCTGTGATGGCTTTCGCCTTACCAAAATTTGGTTTTTCACCGGACAGTTCGTACGGTAAGAGTGCCTCTTCAGGACAAACACTAATGCAGGGCCAGTCAGTGCATAGATGACAGGCTTTTGCGTTAGGATCCAAATGTGGAAATATTTTTCCTTCTTCCCCTGCTGTAACAGGGAATAAGACGGCATAAGGACAGGCAAAAATACATTCATTACAACCTGTACAACGGGAAAAAAAATCAGGAGAAGCACCAGGAGGTAGGGATAATGTCTGGAACATTCTGGTTTTACGTTTCCGGACAGTTGTTGGTTTTGGGGGCAACTTTTCCTTGCTAGATGGAGAAATTGCCTTTTGTTTTCCTTTTTGTTTGGGAGTTTTTTCTTCTTCCCAAACTTCTTTGATCACCTCGGTGAGTTCATCTGCCTTCGTAAAGGTAAACTGAAAAACAGATTTAAATCCCTCTCGGAATAGGTCTTTTCGTTTCATCTAATCGGAGACTCTTTCGATTTGAGCACCCAAAGAACGAAGTCGGGTATCAATCGATTCAAAACCTCTATCAATCTGAACAATGTTATGAATTTCGCTTTGGCCTTCGGCACATAGAGCAGCAATGATCATGGCCATCCCCGCACGGATATCGGGGCTTGCGACCCTTTGGCCATACAAACGGTTGGCACCAATGACAATGGCCCTGTGTGGATCACAGAGGATGATTTGGGCACCCATGGCAATGATATTGTCCACAAAGAAGAGTCTGGATTCAAAAAGTTTTTCGTGGATGAGAACAGTTCCTTTACATTGTGTGGCTGTGACAAGGGCCACTGAGGTCATATCGGCAGGAAATCCTGGCCAAGGAGCATCATCGATTTTAGGAGTGGCTCCGTGATAGTCGGGAATGATTTCCATTTTTTGGTCTGAGGGAACAAGGATTCCATTTTCCGTGGGTCTTACTTCAATCCCTAACCTCGAATAAACCATTCGAATCATACGAATGTCTTCTGGATTGACATCGGTGATATGAATCTCTCCTCCCGTAACGGCCGCAAGACTGATAAAGGATCCAATTTCTAAATAATCCGATCCAATTCTATGTCGAAGCCCACCGGGTGGGGATTTTAGAGAACTAACACCTGTGATTGTTAGTTGGTTTGTTCCCACACCTTCAATTTTGGCACCAGCAGCAATCAAAAAACGACAAAGCCCTTGGACATGAGGTTCGGAAGCGGCATTACGAATCGTTGTTATGCCCTCGGCATAAACGGCAGCCATCACTGCATTTTCTGTGGCGGTAACGGATGCTTCATCAAGTA from Leptospira bandrabouensis harbors:
- a CDS encoding 4Fe-4S dicluster domain-containing protein, translating into MKRKDLFREGFKSVFQFTFTKADELTEVIKEVWEEEKTPKQKGKQKAISPSSKEKLPPKPTTVRKRKTRMFQTLSLPPGASPDFFSRCTGCNECIFACPYAVLFPVTAGEEGKIFPHLDPNAKACHLCTDWPCISVCPEEALLPYELSGEKPNFGKAKAITEHCINEKTGESTCNACFVTCPIEKTVKFKGNLPVFASSSCTGCGLCVESCPSFPKAIQIKFKKQ
- the murA gene encoding UDP-N-acetylglucosamine 1-carboxyvinyltransferase; the protein is MSSSYFKIIGKNPLHGTVVPQGNKNEALPLLGALLLWEGDVILDNLPEIADVLKLMEVLRQIGVEISALDTKGSYLFQKKNPVKSDLPYELCSQLRGAVTLAGPILARTGRVFLPKPGGDKIGRRRMDTHLLALEALGAKIEVFPDGYMITADRLVGKDILLDEASVTATENAVMAAVYAEGITTIRNAASEPHVQGLCRFLIAAGAKIEGVGTNQLTITGVSSLKSPPGGLRHRIGSDYLEIGSFISLAAVTGGEIHITDVNPEDIRMIRMVYSRLGIEVRPTENGILVPSDQKMEIIPDYHGATPKIDDAPWPGFPADMTSVALVTATQCKGTVLIHEKLFESRLFFVDNIIAMGAQIILCDPHRAIVIGANRLYGQRVASPDIRAGMAMIIAALCAEGQSEIHNIVQIDRGFESIDTRLRSLGAQIERVSD